The region GTAGAATGGGTGAATTACAAAAAGTAGATTATTTAAAAAAGTAATCGAATCCCAATTGGTTCGTATAAAGTATTTCTACGCGTAATCCTATAAAGGTTTATCTCTGGGCATCGGTTCATTGGTTACACTCTTATTTAATTTTGAGAAAATACCAAAGAAAGAGCGAAACCCCACACATTCAATCGCTTGACTTTTGCAAAAAATCGATAGATTTTGAGATATGGCGGCAGTTGAAATTTTAGATTCAGACTCTATTCAAAATTCCTTAAAAAATTACAAAAAGGAGCTGGATTCATTAGGAGTTGAGACGATTCATCTTTTTGGATCTGTCGCAAGAAATGAAGCAAATCAAAATAGCGATATTGATTTCCTAGTTAAATTCAAACCTGGAATGAAAAGTTTTGATAATTACATTGATCTAACTTTTTTATTGGAAGACCTCTTTAACGTAAAAGTTGATCTCCTGACTACTGATTCTATCTCGGGTTCTCTTAAAAATTCTTTAGAAAGTGAGTCAGTTCTAATTGAAGTCTGACATAGATTACATTAAACATATTTATAATGAAATTTTATCGTAGATTACGATATTGTTTGGGATCTTGTTAAAAACAAAATTCCAGTTCTTGAAATTCAAATTAAAGAAATTTTGCAAAAAGAAAAAACACTTTTTGACTGATATACGATTACGCAAAACAAAGACTACCCAAATATCGAGTAGCCTAATTTTGATTTACCTAAACTTCCACTTCTCCAGAAAACACTTCCGTAGCAGGGCCTGTCATCATGACAGATCCATTTTCTTTCCATTCGACATGAAGGGTTCCGCCGCGTAGATCAATCTTCACAGCACGACCCGTCTTTCCATTTAAGATAGAAGCGACAG is a window of Leptospira kanakyensis DNA encoding:
- a CDS encoding nucleotidyltransferase family protein gives rise to the protein MAAVEILDSDSIQNSLKNYKKELDSLGVETIHLFGSVARNEANQNSDIDFLVKFKPGMKSFDNYIDLTFLLEDLFNVKVDLLTTDSISGSLKNSLESESVLIEV